A genomic region of Tamandua tetradactyla isolate mTamTet1 chromosome 2, mTamTet1.pri, whole genome shotgun sequence contains the following coding sequences:
- the MYCL gene encoding protein L-Myc, protein MCVCAGCPAARSRQGAGPLQVAGGRSEGADMDFDSYQHYFYDDDCGEDFYRSTAPSEDIWKKFELVPSPPTSPPWGLSTGAGDPTPGIGAPEPWPGGGAGDEAESRGHSKAWGRNYASIIRRDCMWSGFSARERLERAVSDRLAAGVARGNPPKAPAAPDCAPSLEAGNPAPAAPCPLGEPKTQACSGSESPSDSESEEIDVVTVEKRQALGVRKPVTITVRADPLDPCMKHFHISIHQQQHNYAARIPPESCPQEGTPESGPQEEALERDAPEEKEDEEEEGIVSPPPAESEAPQSCHPRPVSSDTEDMTKRKNHNFLERKRRNDLRSRFLALRDQVPTLASCSKAPKVVILSKALEYLQALVGAEKRMAMEKRQLRCRQQQLQKRIAYLSGY, encoded by the exons ATGTGCGTGTGTGCGGGCTGCCCGGCTGCCCGGAGCCGGCAGGGAGCCGGTCCACTCCaggtggctggcggccggagtgAG GGAGCGGACATGGACTTCGACTCGTACCAGCACTATTTCTACGACGATGACTGCGGGGAGGATTTCTACCGCTCCACGGCGCCCAGCGAGGACATCTGGAAGAAATTCGAGCTGGTGCCGTCGCCCCCCACGTCGCCGCCCTGGGGCTTGAGTACCGGCGCTGGGGACCCCACTCCTGGGATTGGTGCCCCGGAGCCGTGGCCCGGAGGGGGCGCCGGGGACGAGGCAGAATCCCGGGGCCACTCGAAAGCCTGGGGCAGGAACTACGCTTCCATCATCCGCCGTGACTGCATGTGGAGCGGCTTCTCTGCCCGGGAGCGGCTGGAGAGAGCAGTGAGCGACCGGCTCGCCGCTGGCGTGGCCCGGGGAAACCCGCCCAAAGCACCAGCAGCCCCGGACTGCGCCCCCAGCCTCGAAGCCGGCAACCCGGCACCCGCCGCCCCCTGTCCGCTGGGCGAGCCCAAGACCCAGGCCTGCTCGGGGTCCGAGAGCCCTAGCGACTCGG AGAGCGAAGAAATCGACGTTGTGACAGtggagaagagacaggctctgggTGTCCGTAAGCCAGTTACCATCACTGTGCGAGCAGACCCTTTGGACCCCTGCATGAAACACTTCCACATCTCGATCCATCAGCAACAGCACAACTATGCGGCCCGCATCCCTCCAGAAAGCTGCCCCCAAGAAGGGACTCCGGAGAGTGGTCCCCAAGAGGAGGCTCTGGAGAGAGATGCTCCAGAGGAAAAGGAAGACGAGGAGGAAGAGGGGATTGTGAGCCCCCCGCCTGCAGAAAGTGAGGCACCCCAGTCCTGCCATCCCAGACCTGTCAGTTCTGATACTGAGGACATGACCAAGAGGAAGAACCACAACTTTCTAGAACGCAAAAGGCGGAACGACCTCCGCTCGCGGTTCTTGGCCCTGAGGGACCAGGTACCCACCCTGGCCAGCTGCTCCAAGGCCCCCAAAGTAGTGATCCTAAGCAAAGCCTTGGAATACTTACAAGCCCTGGTGGGTGCAGAGAAGAGGATGGCTATGGAGAAAAGGCAGCTCCGATGTCGGCAACAGCAACTGCAGAAAAGAATTGCATACCTCAGTGGCTACTAA